One genomic window of Camelina sativa cultivar DH55 chromosome 5, Cs, whole genome shotgun sequence includes the following:
- the LOC104788523 gene encoding charged multivesicular body protein 7-like isoform X3, with protein sequence MDSDAVKEFIRREVPDWDDEVVSTARFKAFSGQRYDWELKFQFWRDLILKVSRQFGVFIIDPVQNAWFDRGGMTPLCVDHVLLLMHSEGDVVRVSDLDDPGSGRISRLFRTVRNLVAQPSVTQGEILEDKLVIVPLLKEKAADVVNILSEGHWTSTCVVTLKKFRSLCSGSNEASAVLSHLSGCGKAHKISINRGESIEGVKVSISKAALPSISNLDCDILHLLRTTEKLQDQLEVMDQRCETSKKSALLSLKSGHKQVALRHARQLKLANESREKCTSLLNRVEEVLNTITDSESTKMVSEAIKTGAKVMKDIKISADEVHDYLEELEETIESQKEVEKALESAPYSDIDDENIEEELLELEMELESENSQVRPGTSDTADSLTEMLSELKLGNTKQTLEEQATEPVRMKDTGKKILEAA encoded by the exons ATGGATTCGGATGCTGTGAAGGAGTTTATACGAAGGGAAGTTCCCGATTGGGACGATGAGGTGGTGTCTACGGCCAGATTCAAGGCGTTTAGTGGACAGAGATACGATTGGGAACTCAAATTTCAGTTTTGGCGCGATTTGATCCTCAAGGTTTCGCGTCAGTTCGGTGTGTTCATCATTGATCCTGTTCAG AACGCGTGGTTTGATAGAGGAGGTATGACGCCTTTATGCGTTGATCATGTACTG ttattgatgCATAGTGAAGGTGATGTGGTGCGGGTTAGTGATCTTGATGACCCCGGTAGTGGCCGTATATCTCGTTTATTTAGGACAGTAAGGAACTTGGTGGCTCAACCGTCAGTGACGCAGGGAGAGATTCTGGAAGATAAACTTGTTATTGTTCCACTCTTGAAG GAGAAGGCGGCTGATGTGGTGAATATTTTGTCTGAGGGACACTGGACTTCTACTTGTGTTGTCACTCTGAAGAAGTTCCGGAGTTTGTGCAGCGGTTCGAATGAGGCATCAGCTGTTTTGAGTCACTTGTCAGGGTGTGGGAAAGCGCATAAAATCTCTATCAATCGGGGAGAATCGATTGAG GGTGTTAAAGTGTCCATATCAAAAGCAGCACTGCCCAGCATCTCGAATTTAGACTGTGACATTCTGCACTTGCTAAGGACTACAGAAAAGCTTCAAGATCAACTTGAAGTGATGGACCAACGTTGTGAAAC GTCAAAGAAATCAGCTTTGTTATCTCTAAAGTCTGGACACAAGCAAGTTGCTCTAAGGCATGCAAGGCAACTGAAGCTGGCGAATGAGAGCAGAGAAAAATGCACGTCACTTCTGAACAGAGTAGAGGAAGTGTTGAACACTATAACAGATTCCGAATCGACGAAAATG GTCTCAGAAGCAATCAAAACTGGAGCTAAGGTTATGAAGGACATCAAAATCAGTGCAGATGAAGTTCATGACTATTTGGAAGAACTTGAGGAAACTATTGAATCACAGAAGGAAGTAGAAAAAGCTCTTG AGTCAGCTCCATATTCAGATATTGATGACGAAAATATCGAAGAAGAATTATTGGAATTAGAGATGGAGCTTGAAAGCGAAAATTCCCAGGTCCGACCAGGGACCTCAGATACTGCAGATTCACTGACTGAGATGTTATCAGAGCTTAAACTTGGCAATACGAAACAAACATTGGAAGAGCAAGCTACTGAGCCAGTTCGGATGAAAGATACCGGAAAAAAGATTCTTGAAGCAGCATAG
- the LOC104788525 gene encoding probable polygalacturonase isoform X1, with amino-acid sequence MFFFFFFFFFFFNYAFLKLDLLFSLFLGIYLKSRHYRTGRKIMGKGTEEMDLLLEFWRAQTVSFNDSLVQCFLEGGSLRRERERDHRSSFHMKRSFLLLYVLLVQAFYGAWSSSVGGSLHCEYSNLANLHRPHSVSITEFGAVGDGVTLNTKAFQNALFYLNSFSDKGGAKLFVPAGQWLTGSFDLISHLTLWLDKGATILGSTSSEDWPVVDPLPSYGRGRELPGQRHRSLIYGQNLTDVVITGENGTIDGQGSVWWDWFRNGELNYTRPHLVELMNSTGLIISNLTFLNSPFWNIHPVYCRDVVVKNLTILAPLESPNTDGVDPDSSTNVCIEDCYIVTGDDLVSIKSGWDEYGISYARPSSKIKIIRLTGQTTSSSGVSIGSEMSGGVSEVYIKDLHLFNSSTGIRIKTSPGRGGYVRNVHILNVKLDNVKKAIRFTGKYGEHPDEDFDPKALPVIEKITFENVHGGGIGVAGLLEGIEGDEFKNICFINVTLTLKKKNSKKSPWECSNVRGYSQWVSPEITCDSLKESIFPEHQSDCFGLSENNHLEISSGLGRSPWLLSW; translated from the exons atgttcttcttcttcttcttcttcttcttcttctttaattatgcttttttaaaattagatttactctttagtcttttctTGGGTATATATCTTAAATCTCGCCATTATCGTACGGGAAGGAAGATAATGGGAAAGGGTACGGAGGAGATGGACCTACTGCTTGAATTTTGGCGGGCACAAACGGTCTCTTTCAATGATTCTCTTGTCCAGT gtttCCTGGAAGGAGGGAGcttaaggagagagagagagagagatcacagATCTTCTTTTCATATGAAGAGATCTTTCCTT CTCTTGTATGTGCTCTTGGTACAAGCCTTCTATGGTGCTTGGTCTAGTAGTGTTGGAGGAAGCCTGCATTGTGAATATTCCAATTTAGCGAATCTTCACCGGCCTCACAGCGTATCCATTACAGAGTTTGGAGCCGTTGGTGATGGCGTGACTCTTAACACTAAAGCCTTTCAGAATGCTTTGTTCTACCTCAATTCTTTCTCTGATAAAGGCGGTGCCAAGCTTTTTGTTCCCGCTGGTCAGTGGCTTACTGGGAGTTTCGACCTTATCAGTCACCTCACCTTATGGCTAGATAAAGGTGCAACGATTCTCGGATCAACG AGCTCAGAGGATTGGCCAGTGGTTGATCCATTACCATCATATGGACGTGGAAGGGAACTACCTGGTCAAAGGCATAGGAGTCTTATATATGGTCAGAATCTCACAGATGTAGTCATAACAG GCGAGAACGGGACAATAGATGGTCAAGGAAGTGTATGGTGGGATTGGTTTAGAAATGGAGAGCTAAACTATACAAGACCTCATCTTGTTGAGCTCATGAACTCTACTGGTCTGATCATCTCAAACCTCACATTCCTGAATTCGCCGTTTTGGAACATTCATCCTGTTTATTGCAG AGATGTTGTTGTAAAGAATCTTACAATTTTGGCTCCTCTTGAATCTCCAAACACAGACGGAGTTGATCCAG ACTCATCAACTAATGTTTGCATAGAGGATTGTTACATAGTTACCGGAGATGATTTAGTGTCGATAAAAAGTGGATGGGATGAGTATGGAATATCTTACGCAAGACCAAGCTCCAAGATCAAGATCATTAGGTTAACAGGTCAAACTACTTCAAGCTCAGGAGTCTCAATAGGAAGTGAAATGTCAGGAGGTGTATCCGAAGTATATATCAAAGACTTACATTTATTCAATTCGAGTACTGGAATCAGGATCAAGACTTCTCCAGGAAGAGGAGGGTATGTCAGAAACGTTCACATCTTGAACGTGAAGCTCGATAATGTAAAGAAAGCGATAAGGTTCACAGGTAAGTACGGTGAACATCCTGATGAAGATTTTGATCCAAAAGCGCTCCCAGTTATCGAGAAAATAACGTTTGAGAATGTTCATGGCGGTGGGATCGGTGTTGCGGGTCTTCTTGAAGGTATAGAAGGAGATGAGTTCAAGAATATATGTTTCATTAATGTCACTCttacattgaagaagaagaattcgaAGAAGTCTCCATGGGAATGCTCAAACGTTAGAGGCTATTCACAGTGGGTTTCCCCGGAGATTACTTGTGATTCTTTGAAAGAGAGTATATTCCCGGAACATCAATCTGATTGTTTTGGGTTGTCGGAAAATAATCATCTGGAGATATCAAGTGGTTTAGGTAGATCACCATGGTTACTTTCTTGGTAA
- the LOC104788523 gene encoding charged multivesicular body protein 7-like isoform X2 produces MDSDAVKEFIRREVPDWDDEVVSTARFKAFSGQRYDWELKFQFWRDLILKVSRQFGVFIIDPVQVKNAWFDRGGMTPLCVDHVLLLMHSEGDVVRVSDLDDPGSGRISRLFRTVRNLVAQPSVTQGEILEDKLVIVPLLKEKAADVVNILSEGHWTSTCVVTLKKFRSLCSGSNEASAVLSHLSGCGKAHKISINRGESIEGVKVSISKAALPSISNLDCDILHLLRTTEKLQDQLEVMDQRCETSKKSALLSLKSGHKQVALRHARQLKLANESREKCTSLLNRVEEVLNTITDSESTKMVSEAIKTGAKVMKDIKISADEVHDYLEELEETIESQKEVEKALAPYSDIDDENIEEELLELEMELESENSQVRPGTSDTADSLTEMLSELKLGNTKQTLEEQATEPVRMKDTGKKILEAA; encoded by the exons ATGGATTCGGATGCTGTGAAGGAGTTTATACGAAGGGAAGTTCCCGATTGGGACGATGAGGTGGTGTCTACGGCCAGATTCAAGGCGTTTAGTGGACAGAGATACGATTGGGAACTCAAATTTCAGTTTTGGCGCGATTTGATCCTCAAGGTTTCGCGTCAGTTCGGTGTGTTCATCATTGATCCTGTTCAG GTGAAGAACGCGTGGTTTGATAGAGGAGGTATGACGCCTTTATGCGTTGATCATGTACTG ttattgatgCATAGTGAAGGTGATGTGGTGCGGGTTAGTGATCTTGATGACCCCGGTAGTGGCCGTATATCTCGTTTATTTAGGACAGTAAGGAACTTGGTGGCTCAACCGTCAGTGACGCAGGGAGAGATTCTGGAAGATAAACTTGTTATTGTTCCACTCTTGAAG GAGAAGGCGGCTGATGTGGTGAATATTTTGTCTGAGGGACACTGGACTTCTACTTGTGTTGTCACTCTGAAGAAGTTCCGGAGTTTGTGCAGCGGTTCGAATGAGGCATCAGCTGTTTTGAGTCACTTGTCAGGGTGTGGGAAAGCGCATAAAATCTCTATCAATCGGGGAGAATCGATTGAG GGTGTTAAAGTGTCCATATCAAAAGCAGCACTGCCCAGCATCTCGAATTTAGACTGTGACATTCTGCACTTGCTAAGGACTACAGAAAAGCTTCAAGATCAACTTGAAGTGATGGACCAACGTTGTGAAAC GTCAAAGAAATCAGCTTTGTTATCTCTAAAGTCTGGACACAAGCAAGTTGCTCTAAGGCATGCAAGGCAACTGAAGCTGGCGAATGAGAGCAGAGAAAAATGCACGTCACTTCTGAACAGAGTAGAGGAAGTGTTGAACACTATAACAGATTCCGAATCGACGAAAATG GTCTCAGAAGCAATCAAAACTGGAGCTAAGGTTATGAAGGACATCAAAATCAGTGCAGATGAAGTTCATGACTATTTGGAAGAACTTGAGGAAACTATTGAATCACAGAAGGAAGTAGAAAAAGCTCTTG CTCCATATTCAGATATTGATGACGAAAATATCGAAGAAGAATTATTGGAATTAGAGATGGAGCTTGAAAGCGAAAATTCCCAGGTCCGACCAGGGACCTCAGATACTGCAGATTCACTGACTGAGATGTTATCAGAGCTTAAACTTGGCAATACGAAACAAACATTGGAAGAGCAAGCTACTGAGCCAGTTCGGATGAAAGATACCGGAAAAAAGATTCTTGAAGCAGCATAG
- the LOC104788524 gene encoding auxin-responsive protein IAA30: MGRGRSSSSSSIESSCKSNPFGVSSSNTRNLSTDLRLGLSFGSSSGQYYNGGENHEYGGVGVADEEMMIMEEEDQNECNSVGSFYVKVNMEGVPIGRKIDLLSLNGYHDLITTLDYMFNASILWAEEEEMCSEKSHVLTYADKEGDWMMVGDVPWEMFLSSVRRLKISRAYHY, from the exons ATGGGGAGAGGGAGAAGCTCATCGTCTTCATCGATAGAGAGCAGCTGCAAAAGCAACCCGTTTGGTGTGTCTTCGAGTAATACTCGGAACTTAAGCACGGACCTGAGGCTCGGACTCAGCTTCGGATCATCGTCAGGACAGTATTACAACGGTGGAGAAAACCATGAGTATGGTGGAGTGGGTGTGGCTGATGAGGAAATGATGatcatggaagaagaagatcaaaacgAGTGTAATAGCGTCGGAAGCTTCTACGTGAAGGTGAACATGGAAGGAGTTCCTATCGGAAGAAAGATCGATCTTCTATCTCTTAATGGATACCATGATTTGATCACAACTCTCGACTACATGTTCAACGCCTCAATCCTTT gggctgaagaagaagagatgtgtAGTGAGAAGAGTCATGTGCTAACGTACGCAGACAAAGAAGGTGACTGGATGATGGTTGGAGATGTTCCATGGGA GATGTTCTTGTCTAGCGTGAGAAGACTGAAGATCTCAAGAGCTTACCACTACTGA
- the LOC104788523 gene encoding charged multivesicular body protein 7-like isoform X1 — MDSDAVKEFIRREVPDWDDEVVSTARFKAFSGQRYDWELKFQFWRDLILKVSRQFGVFIIDPVQVKNAWFDRGGMTPLCVDHVLLLMHSEGDVVRVSDLDDPGSGRISRLFRTVRNLVAQPSVTQGEILEDKLVIVPLLKEKAADVVNILSEGHWTSTCVVTLKKFRSLCSGSNEASAVLSHLSGCGKAHKISINRGESIEGVKVSISKAALPSISNLDCDILHLLRTTEKLQDQLEVMDQRCETSKKSALLSLKSGHKQVALRHARQLKLANESREKCTSLLNRVEEVLNTITDSESTKMVSEAIKTGAKVMKDIKISADEVHDYLEELEETIESQKEVEKALESAPYSDIDDENIEEELLELEMELESENSQVRPGTSDTADSLTEMLSELKLGNTKQTLEEQATEPVRMKDTGKKILEAA; from the exons ATGGATTCGGATGCTGTGAAGGAGTTTATACGAAGGGAAGTTCCCGATTGGGACGATGAGGTGGTGTCTACGGCCAGATTCAAGGCGTTTAGTGGACAGAGATACGATTGGGAACTCAAATTTCAGTTTTGGCGCGATTTGATCCTCAAGGTTTCGCGTCAGTTCGGTGTGTTCATCATTGATCCTGTTCAG GTGAAGAACGCGTGGTTTGATAGAGGAGGTATGACGCCTTTATGCGTTGATCATGTACTG ttattgatgCATAGTGAAGGTGATGTGGTGCGGGTTAGTGATCTTGATGACCCCGGTAGTGGCCGTATATCTCGTTTATTTAGGACAGTAAGGAACTTGGTGGCTCAACCGTCAGTGACGCAGGGAGAGATTCTGGAAGATAAACTTGTTATTGTTCCACTCTTGAAG GAGAAGGCGGCTGATGTGGTGAATATTTTGTCTGAGGGACACTGGACTTCTACTTGTGTTGTCACTCTGAAGAAGTTCCGGAGTTTGTGCAGCGGTTCGAATGAGGCATCAGCTGTTTTGAGTCACTTGTCAGGGTGTGGGAAAGCGCATAAAATCTCTATCAATCGGGGAGAATCGATTGAG GGTGTTAAAGTGTCCATATCAAAAGCAGCACTGCCCAGCATCTCGAATTTAGACTGTGACATTCTGCACTTGCTAAGGACTACAGAAAAGCTTCAAGATCAACTTGAAGTGATGGACCAACGTTGTGAAAC GTCAAAGAAATCAGCTTTGTTATCTCTAAAGTCTGGACACAAGCAAGTTGCTCTAAGGCATGCAAGGCAACTGAAGCTGGCGAATGAGAGCAGAGAAAAATGCACGTCACTTCTGAACAGAGTAGAGGAAGTGTTGAACACTATAACAGATTCCGAATCGACGAAAATG GTCTCAGAAGCAATCAAAACTGGAGCTAAGGTTATGAAGGACATCAAAATCAGTGCAGATGAAGTTCATGACTATTTGGAAGAACTTGAGGAAACTATTGAATCACAGAAGGAAGTAGAAAAAGCTCTTG AGTCAGCTCCATATTCAGATATTGATGACGAAAATATCGAAGAAGAATTATTGGAATTAGAGATGGAGCTTGAAAGCGAAAATTCCCAGGTCCGACCAGGGACCTCAGATACTGCAGATTCACTGACTGAGATGTTATCAGAGCTTAAACTTGGCAATACGAAACAAACATTGGAAGAGCAAGCTACTGAGCCAGTTCGGATGAAAGATACCGGAAAAAAGATTCTTGAAGCAGCATAG
- the LOC104788525 gene encoding probable polygalacturonase isoform X2, with protein MKRSFLLLYVLLVQAFYGAWSSSVGGSLHCEYSNLANLHRPHSVSITEFGAVGDGVTLNTKAFQNALFYLNSFSDKGGAKLFVPAGQWLTGSFDLISHLTLWLDKGATILGSTSSEDWPVVDPLPSYGRGRELPGQRHRSLIYGQNLTDVVITGENGTIDGQGSVWWDWFRNGELNYTRPHLVELMNSTGLIISNLTFLNSPFWNIHPVYCRDVVVKNLTILAPLESPNTDGVDPDSSTNVCIEDCYIVTGDDLVSIKSGWDEYGISYARPSSKIKIIRLTGQTTSSSGVSIGSEMSGGVSEVYIKDLHLFNSSTGIRIKTSPGRGGYVRNVHILNVKLDNVKKAIRFTGKYGEHPDEDFDPKALPVIEKITFENVHGGGIGVAGLLEGIEGDEFKNICFINVTLTLKKKNSKKSPWECSNVRGYSQWVSPEITCDSLKESIFPEHQSDCFGLSENNHLEISSGLGRSPWLLSW; from the exons ATGAAGAGATCTTTCCTT CTCTTGTATGTGCTCTTGGTACAAGCCTTCTATGGTGCTTGGTCTAGTAGTGTTGGAGGAAGCCTGCATTGTGAATATTCCAATTTAGCGAATCTTCACCGGCCTCACAGCGTATCCATTACAGAGTTTGGAGCCGTTGGTGATGGCGTGACTCTTAACACTAAAGCCTTTCAGAATGCTTTGTTCTACCTCAATTCTTTCTCTGATAAAGGCGGTGCCAAGCTTTTTGTTCCCGCTGGTCAGTGGCTTACTGGGAGTTTCGACCTTATCAGTCACCTCACCTTATGGCTAGATAAAGGTGCAACGATTCTCGGATCAACG AGCTCAGAGGATTGGCCAGTGGTTGATCCATTACCATCATATGGACGTGGAAGGGAACTACCTGGTCAAAGGCATAGGAGTCTTATATATGGTCAGAATCTCACAGATGTAGTCATAACAG GCGAGAACGGGACAATAGATGGTCAAGGAAGTGTATGGTGGGATTGGTTTAGAAATGGAGAGCTAAACTATACAAGACCTCATCTTGTTGAGCTCATGAACTCTACTGGTCTGATCATCTCAAACCTCACATTCCTGAATTCGCCGTTTTGGAACATTCATCCTGTTTATTGCAG AGATGTTGTTGTAAAGAATCTTACAATTTTGGCTCCTCTTGAATCTCCAAACACAGACGGAGTTGATCCAG ACTCATCAACTAATGTTTGCATAGAGGATTGTTACATAGTTACCGGAGATGATTTAGTGTCGATAAAAAGTGGATGGGATGAGTATGGAATATCTTACGCAAGACCAAGCTCCAAGATCAAGATCATTAGGTTAACAGGTCAAACTACTTCAAGCTCAGGAGTCTCAATAGGAAGTGAAATGTCAGGAGGTGTATCCGAAGTATATATCAAAGACTTACATTTATTCAATTCGAGTACTGGAATCAGGATCAAGACTTCTCCAGGAAGAGGAGGGTATGTCAGAAACGTTCACATCTTGAACGTGAAGCTCGATAATGTAAAGAAAGCGATAAGGTTCACAGGTAAGTACGGTGAACATCCTGATGAAGATTTTGATCCAAAAGCGCTCCCAGTTATCGAGAAAATAACGTTTGAGAATGTTCATGGCGGTGGGATCGGTGTTGCGGGTCTTCTTGAAGGTATAGAAGGAGATGAGTTCAAGAATATATGTTTCATTAATGTCACTCttacattgaagaagaagaattcgaAGAAGTCTCCATGGGAATGCTCAAACGTTAGAGGCTATTCACAGTGGGTTTCCCCGGAGATTACTTGTGATTCTTTGAAAGAGAGTATATTCCCGGAACATCAATCTGATTGTTTTGGGTTGTCGGAAAATAATCATCTGGAGATATCAAGTGGTTTAGGTAGATCACCATGGTTACTTTCTTGGTAA
- the LOC104788520 gene encoding uncharacterized protein LOC104788520: MALEESLVTVSSLSRLSICTNSVYVDEDEAAAATKNNQQDSCVFTSVESFVDGAEADGEVSDDGEGKENVRESDSDKESRGFYSLPVTPSRRRRKLIVSGELDGNESNSSKCNSRRQRRVSREKKKRGVNGEYDGGGREGLTVLTRAKGGEKSMRMGLEEVKACRDLGFELEVPVPGRISVSAGSNFDTQTSSGGNSPIATWRISSPGDDPKEVKARLKVWAQAVALASASRHHAS; the protein is encoded by the exons atGGCGTTAGAAGAGAGCTTAGTGACGGTTTCTTCTCTGTCGAGACTGTCTATATGCACGAACTCTGTTTACGTGGACGAAGACGAAGCAGCAGCAGCCACGAAGAATAATCAGCAAGATTCGTGTGTTTTCACGTCGGTGGAGAGTTTCGTCGACGGAGCAGAGGCTGACGGAGAAGTTTCCGATGATGGGGAAGGAAAAGAGAACGTTCGAGAGTCTGATTCGGACAAAGAGTCACGTGGGTTTTACTCTCTTCCGGTGACTCCATCTCGTCGGAGAAGGAAACTTATAGTCTCCGGCGAGTTAGATGGGAATGAGAGTAACAGCAGTAAGTGTAACTCGCGGAGGCAAAGGAGGGTAAgtagggaaaagaaaaaaagaggagtTAACGGAGAGTATGACGGCGGTGGGAGAGAAGGGTTAACGGTGTTAACGAGAGCTAAAGGAGGAGAGAAGTCGATGAGGATGGGGTTAGAAGAAGTGAAAGCTTGTAGAGATCTAGGGTTCGAACTAGAGGTTCCGGTTCCGGGTCGGATCTCAGTGTCAGCCGGGTCTAATTTCGATACTCAGACTAGTAGTGGCGGCAACTCACCCATCGCCACATGGCGTATCTCCAGTCCCG GTGATGATCCAAAGGAGGTTAAGGCGAGATTGAAGGTGTGGGCACAAGCTGTAGCTTTAGCTTCTGCTTCACGTCATCATgcttcttaa